The segment CCTCCGGCACGCCCATCAAGCTGCGCACCTTCGTCAACAACGTGGTGGAAGGCTTCGCCACCAGCCCGGAAGGCATTGACCAGTTGCGCAAGCGTTCCGTGCTGGTGCAGGCGGCCATCTTGTCCGTGGAGCTCCCCGCCGAAGTGAAGGAGGCCGTGCGCGGCGCCTACCTCGCCATTTGCGGAGAGGCCGGCCTGGAGAACGAGCCCGTGGCCGTGCGCTCCTCCGCAGCCGGTGAGGACAGCCGCAAGAAGGCCTTTGCCGGCCTGCAGGACACCTATCTCAACATTGTGGGCGACGAGCGCTGTGTGGAGGCCTACCACTGGGATTGCGCCAGCGCCTACAACCTGCGCAGCATGACGTACCGTCGCGAGGCCATTCTCGACGCCGTGCGCCAGGCCGAAGAGACCGGCGACGACATGATCGCCGAGACCGCCAAGAAGGAATGGGCCATCGAGAACACCTCGCTCTCGGTGTGCATCATGCGCATGATCAACCCGCTGATCTCCGGCACCGCCTTCAGCGCCGACACCTCCACCGGCTGCCGCGGCACCGACCGCAACGACCTCGTGTCCATCGACGCGAGCTACGGCCTCGGCGAAGCGGTCGTGGGCGGCATGGTCACCCCGGACAAGTTCTACGTCTTCCAGCGCGACGACCATTCCGAGGTCGTGGTGCGCTTCATGGGCTGCAAGGACAAGAAGATCGTCTATGACGAGGACATGGGCGGCACCAAGGATGTGGAGGTCGAGGAAAACGAGGTGTACCGCTGGGCGCTTTCCCTCGCCCAGGCCGAGGATGTGGCGCGCGGCGTGCGCAACATCTCCCGCGCGTACGGCGGCATGATCATGGACACCGAGTTCTGCATCGATTCCGCCGACCGCCTATGGTTCGTGCAGGCCCGGCCGGAGACCCGCTGGAACGAGGATTTCCAGATCCATCCGGACACCATCTTCATGCGCCGCAAGGAGGTGGACCCCAAGGCCTTGGTCGATGCCGAACTCATTCTTGAGGGCAACGGCGCCAGCCGCGGCGCGGGCGCGGGCACGGTGAAGTTCCTGCGCAGCGCCCTTGAGTTGAACAAGGTCAACAAGGGCGACATCCTGGCCGCCGAGCGCACCGATCCGGACATGGTCCCCGGCATGAGGATCGCCAGCGCCATTCTGGCCGATGTGGGCGGCGACACCAGCCACGCGGCCATCACCAGCCGCGAACTCGGCATTCCGGCGGTCATCGGTCTGCAGCGGCTTGAGGTCATCCGCTCCCTGGACGGCCAGGAGGTCACCGTGGATGGCTCGCGCGGGCACGTGTACCGTGGCCGCCTGCCCCTTGTGGACGTTGGCGGCGAGATCAACGTGGCCGAACTGCCCGCCACCAAGACCAAGGTCGGCCTCATTCTGGCCGACATCGGCCAGTCGCTGTTCCTCTCTCGTTTGCGCCGCGTGCCCGATTTCGAAGTCGGTCTGCTGCGCGCCGAGTTCATGCTGGGCAACATCAGCGTGCATCCGCTGGCGCTGGAGGCGTTCGACCGGGGCGTGTTGGGCGCGCTGGTGGAGGCCAAACTGCGCGAGATGGAGTCACAGCTCTCCAAGGCCATGAAGGAGCAACTCGCCACGGGCCTTATCAACCTGCGCCTCAAGCTGCGGGACTACGTTGGGGTCATTACCGGGCTTGGAAAGGAGCTGGCTTCCCTGTCCGAGCGCGAGGGCACCAAGGGCACCGACGAGGTGCTGGCCATCCATCGCCGCCTGCGCGAGTTGGACAAGAAGCTTGACGAGCACATCGGCTACGCCACCGAGCGTTTGGAGACCCTCAAAACCTCGGTCTCCCTCAAGAAACACATCGCCGTCATCATGGGTTACACCGACGTGCTGGACGGCATCACCGAGAATTACGCCGAAGCCAAGAAGATCAAGGAGGACCACGAGCGCGAGATCGAGAAGATCGCCGCCCGCGTGAAGGACGAGCCCGAGGTTCTCGACGCGCTTTCCCGCATCGCCGCCCTGCGCGAGGAAGTGGCTCTCAAAATGGGGCTCAAGAGCGAGATGGACGAGGTGCGCACCCTGCCCGATCGCATCCGCAAGCTGCTTGAATCCCGCGGCTTCCGCACCGGCAAGGAGCACTACATCCAGACCCTGGCCCAGGGCTTGGCCCTCTTCGCCATGGCTTTCTACGGCAAGACCATCGTCTACCGCACCACGGACTTCAAGTCCAACGAGTACCGGAACCTCATCGGCGGTCTTTTGTTCGAGACCCATGAGGACAACCCCATGCTCGGCTACCGCGGCGTCTCCCGCAACATCCATGACTGGGAGCTTGAGGCCTTCAAGCTGGCGCGCGGCATCTTCGGCGGCAAGAACCTGCAGATCATGCTGCCCTTTGTCCGCACCCTGGAAGAAGCCCGCAGCATGAAGCGCTACCTGAAGAGCGTGCACAACATCGAGTCCGGCAAGGACGGCATGAAGGTCATCCTCATGTCCGAGATTCCGGCCAACGCCATCCTCTGCAAGGAATTCATCAAGGAGGTTGATGGATTCTCCATCGGTTCCAACGACATGACCCAGATGGTGCTGGCCACCGACCGCGACAATGCCCGCTTGCAGCACATCTACGACGAGGAGGATCCTGCGGTGGTCTGGGCCATCCTGGTGACCATCTTCGCCGGGCAGAAGTACTGCAAGAAAGTGGGCTTCTGCGGCCAGGGCGTGTCCAATTCCGAGATCCTGCGGGGTCTGGTCGCCATCGCCGGCATCGATTCCGCCTCCGTGGTTCCCGATACCTACCGCAAGACCAAGATCCAGATGGCCGAAGTGGAAGCGCTCAACATTCCGGTCTCCAAACTGGGCGACTGGCTGCGCGAACAGCACTTCAGCCGCCTGGAGATCCTGCTTGAGGAAAATGGCTATGGCCATATCCTCAAGCGGTACAAGACCGCCGAGGACCTGATGGAGTGGTACGAGGGCGAGCTGGACCGCTTCAGCGAACAGCTGCGCGACAACATCGAGAATCCCAAGGAGGCCTTCTATCGTCAGGAGATGGAGCGCTTCCGCGCCATTTTCCACAAGCCGGTGATCTACTCCAGTTGGGATTGGACCTTCACTGTTGAAGACGCAATGCACCACGCCGGTTTCGCCACCTACGAGGAGCAGGAGGCGGCGCTTGCCGTCAAGCGTTCCATGAAGTGGTAGCCAGCACCTGACGCGATTCCGTTACTGCGGCGGCCCGAAACAACGGGTCGCCGCTTTTTTTATGTTCAGGACGTCGTGAACCGCTTGGGGGTGGCTTGTGGGGCGCGTAGCAGGGGAGGGGCTAGTCGAAGGCCGGGTGTTTGAGCTCGGCATCTATCTGGTCGGCGTCGGGTGCGTTGAAGCGCACCAGATTGCGCAAATGCAGGAAGCTGTCCGGCTCCATGCCTATGAAGTCAATGGCCACCCCCGTCGCATCGCTGCGGATGACGCGGCAGTCGATTTCAATGATTGCCTCGGGACTGAGGGTGATGCGCACAATTCCCAGCGTGCCGGATTCGACGTGCGCATCGGCCATGGCAAGCAGGCCCTTGAGGCTGATGTTGTGCGTCAGCAGGGGGATGCCCTCGCCGGAGGGCAACACGAGTTCTGCGGAGATGTTGGTGTCGACGCGGCTGCGGCGGCGGCGGTTGGCGTCCATGCGTCTCCTTCGGCCAAGCGGGGGCTGCGAGGGTGCGTTTATGCGCTTTCCATCACATATGACTGTGATGCCTGGCCGCGTCAAGGTCGGCGCAGACGCAGGGCTTGGGCGTTGGGCAGCACAATGCCGACGAGGATGAGCGCCATGCCTGCCAGCTGCACAGGGACGACTGCTTCGCCGAGCAGTAGCGCGGAGGCCAGCACGGTGGTGATGGGCTCAAGAGTGGAGCAGATGGAGGCGCTGGCGCTGCCGATGAGTTCCACGGCCCGGTACAGCAAGGTGACGGCCAACGCCGTGGGCACGATGCCCAAGGCCAAGGTCAGGAGCTTTGACTCCATGTCCAGTTCCGGGAACCGTATCGGGGGGCTTAAGATGGTGTAGACCACTGCGGCGAAGAGCACGCAATAGAAGGAGATGCTTTGCGGATTTTCGCCTTTGAGCAGCCATTCGAGCACGATGAGGTACGCCGAAAAGATGAGCATGGAGGCTGTGGCCAGCGCCAGCCCCGTGCCGTTGATGTCCCGGAGAAAGGCATCGTAGAAGACCAAGCCGCACCCTGCGATCAGGAGCAGCAGGGACATGGCCACCACGCTGTCCAGCCGGGTCTTGAACAGCAGGGACGAGGCCAGCGTGACTGCGACAGGATAAAAATACAGGATGAGCGAGGTGGTGGAGGCGGGGATGTACTTGAGCGCTGTCATGAAGGACAGGCTCTGCACCGGGTACAGAACCACGCCGAGGAACGCGGCTTTGAGGATGGTTCTGGGCCTGGCGCGCAGCACAGAACGGTTCGTTGCCGCGAACCAAACCAGCAGCAAAAGTGCGCCCAGCCCGAAGCGGTATTGGAGTATCTCCGCCGGGGCAAAACCGCGAGCGTAGGCCAGCTTGCCCAAAATGGCCAGCATCCCGAAGCACGCTGCCGATGACGCTGCGCAGACCATGCCTGCAAGTGATGCCATTTACGGCCACCTCCGGAGATTTCGCGTGCTTGTGGCTACCCGAAGAATCTCCCGAGGGCAAGGATGGTTACAGCTCCGTGCTGAATGCGTATGTCACCACCACTGGTTTGCCGTCGCGGGTGGGGGGAACGTCCAGGACAAATTCGGCCACACCGGCCGAGGGTTTTGTCCATTTGGAACTGGCGCTCTCGATTTTCCACTTTCCTGGCAGTTGTTCCTGCAGCACGATGCGCTGAGAATGCTTCTTGGCATTGAATATGCGCAGTTCCCAGGCGCCCCGGTAGCTGTTCTTGCCAGTTTTTTCATATGCGTTGGCAATGCGCTCCACGTTGAGATCGAAGGCCCGTCCCAGCCGGAGCTCCGCCATGGAGCCAACGGCAACGCGATCCAGGCGCGTCTCTCCCACCATGCGGCGCGCACGGCCGTCTTCCTGGAATGCCCGTAACGTGCCCGAGGGCAACGGGAGCCCCAAACCGAGGGCCTCGGTGTTTCGAAAAGAGAGAACCACGTCCAGTTTCTGCTTGATCGGGTCGGTTTCGCGGCCCGAAGGCATGGCACTGGCGCGGCCGATGAGTTTGCGGGTCAGGGGGATGTTTGCGGATTCAAAAAGCTTGGTTTGCCGAGACTGCTGGTTGAACAGGGTCACAGGCCTTTTGAGGCGGTAGAGGTGATGTTCAAAGACTTCTCCTCCGTCTGCGTCGTCGTAAGCTTCGGCGCCATCGAGCTTGGCAGCGGAAGCGTATGCGCGAGCAAGCACGGGGCGGGAGTTGTCGCGGGTTTCCCCGGCAAGGAGTTCAACCTTGGCGTTCTTGAAGTCGCGGCCGGAACGGTTGTTCAGC is part of the Humidesulfovibrio mexicanus genome and harbors:
- a CDS encoding PEP/pyruvate-binding domain-containing protein gives rise to the protein MAKVQKDQTSKSVGVAAEAKPKAENKADLPRLIVLTGADIVAIGPDAELLVGGKNYNTAIISQVEGIRAPQFRAISSIAFHKLLDETKVNASLVRSIVDKEYNATDWTDDEINRDPEFLRKFTRKIARRIAAESVKTSGTPIKLRTFVNNVVEGFATSPEGIDQLRKRSVLVQAAILSVELPAEVKEAVRGAYLAICGEAGLENEPVAVRSSAAGEDSRKKAFAGLQDTYLNIVGDERCVEAYHWDCASAYNLRSMTYRREAILDAVRQAEETGDDMIAETAKKEWAIENTSLSVCIMRMINPLISGTAFSADTSTGCRGTDRNDLVSIDASYGLGEAVVGGMVTPDKFYVFQRDDHSEVVVRFMGCKDKKIVYDEDMGGTKDVEVEENEVYRWALSLAQAEDVARGVRNISRAYGGMIMDTEFCIDSADRLWFVQARPETRWNEDFQIHPDTIFMRRKEVDPKALVDAELILEGNGASRGAGAGTVKFLRSALELNKVNKGDILAAERTDPDMVPGMRIASAILADVGGDTSHAAITSRELGIPAVIGLQRLEVIRSLDGQEVTVDGSRGHVYRGRLPLVDVGGEINVAELPATKTKVGLILADIGQSLFLSRLRRVPDFEVGLLRAEFMLGNISVHPLALEAFDRGVLGALVEAKLREMESQLSKAMKEQLATGLINLRLKLRDYVGVITGLGKELASLSEREGTKGTDEVLAIHRRLRELDKKLDEHIGYATERLETLKTSVSLKKHIAVIMGYTDVLDGITENYAEAKKIKEDHEREIEKIAARVKDEPEVLDALSRIAALREEVALKMGLKSEMDEVRTLPDRIRKLLESRGFRTGKEHYIQTLAQGLALFAMAFYGKTIVYRTTDFKSNEYRNLIGGLLFETHEDNPMLGYRGVSRNIHDWELEAFKLARGIFGGKNLQIMLPFVRTLEEARSMKRYLKSVHNIESGKDGMKVILMSEIPANAILCKEFIKEVDGFSIGSNDMTQMVLATDRDNARLQHIYDEEDPAVVWAILVTIFAGQKYCKKVGFCGQGVSNSEILRGLVAIAGIDSASVVPDTYRKTKIQMAEVEALNIPVSKLGDWLREQHFSRLEILLEENGYGHILKRYKTAEDLMEWYEGELDRFSEQLRDNIENPKEAFYRQEMERFRAIFHKPVIYSSWDWTFTVEDAMHHAGFATYEEQEAALAVKRSMKW
- a CDS encoding PilZ domain-containing protein produces the protein MDANRRRRSRVDTNISAELVLPSGEGIPLLTHNISLKGLLAMADAHVESGTLGIVRITLSPEAIIEIDCRVIRSDATGVAIDFIGMEPDSFLHLRNLVRFNAPDADQIDAELKHPAFD
- a CDS encoding DMT family transporter codes for the protein MASLAGMVCAASSAACFGMLAILGKLAYARGFAPAEILQYRFGLGALLLLVWFAATNRSVLRARPRTILKAAFLGVVLYPVQSLSFMTALKYIPASTTSLILYFYPVAVTLASSLLFKTRLDSVVAMSLLLLIAGCGLVFYDAFLRDINGTGLALATASMLIFSAYLIVLEWLLKGENPQSISFYCVLFAAVVYTILSPPIRFPELDMESKLLTLALGIVPTALAVTLLYRAVELIGSASASICSTLEPITTVLASALLLGEAVVPVQLAGMALILVGIVLPNAQALRLRRP
- a CDS encoding DUF4139 domain-containing protein — protein: MKRLVTAMILLMTPLVPALAQADNALRLVVQQNGQSLVSEERELPLPKGRGQVVLPDLPETIEAQTMQVRSQSAPNALKVLDLALDAEPLTQAALLRRHVGKSVDLVLPDGKTRDGRTQKQATVLSAKEPPVFLVDGRVYAGPVEAVIYPELPTGLSARPGLVMNVENTGAARQTIELCYLARELSWTMDYMLVMDGDGDRAQLSGWVTLNNRSGRDFKNAKVELLAGETRDNSRPVLARAYASAAKLDGAEAYDDADGGEVFEHHLYRLKRPVTLFNQQSRQTKLFESANIPLTRKLIGRASAMPSGRETDPIKQKLDVVLSFRNTEALGLGLPLPSGTLRAFQEDGRARRMVGETRLDRVAVGSMAELRLGRAFDLNVERIANAYEKTGKNSYRGAWELRIFNAKKHSQRIVLQEQLPGKWKIESASSKWTKPSAGVAEFVLDVPPTRDGKPVVVTYAFSTEL